Proteins encoded together in one Lathyrus oleraceus cultivar Zhongwan6 chromosome 5, CAAS_Psat_ZW6_1.0, whole genome shotgun sequence window:
- the LOC127079007 gene encoding glutathione S-transferase T3-like: MDPNHFHYQQAFFNYIQIYQNPNPQNSQIPPVPTNPAIFIPSPNNPNMYPIPQMNSNSMEFSTQVPPFSTQVPPFSTQVGTEKEERVVVKKRSREQFTREEDILLIQSWLNVSKDPIVGVDQKAESFWLRIAATYNQYHGQLREKLGGQLKCRWHRINGMVQKFVGCYKIALKGKKSGTSETDVMADARAIFAQDQGTTFNLEYAWRLLKDEAKWRIVEESIGSSAKITKTYASGASSENPDTTSSYEFNSSSPMERPMGQKVAKRKGKASEIPNATQDAKNKRAITMDRLAQAKEDVLELRVVQMMMKDTSTMNDSQRDIHEKNCNKMKKTYGM; this comes from the coding sequence ATGGATCCTAATCATTTTCATTATCAACAAGCTTTTTTCAATTACATCCAAATTTATCAAAATCCTAATCCTCAAAATTCTCAAATTCCACCGGTGCCAACAAACCCCGCCATATTTATTCCGTCACCAAACAATCCAAATATGTATCCTATACCTCAAATGAATTCTAATAGTATGGAATTCTCTACTCAAGTTCCACCATTTTCTACTCAAGTCCCACCATTTTCTACTCAAGTTGGTACTGAAAAAGAAGAAAGGGTTGTCGTTAAAAAAAGATCTCGAGAGCAATTTACAAGGGAAGAGGATATACTACTTATCCAATCATGGCTTAATGTTTCAAAGGATCCAATTGTGGGAGTTGATCAAAAGGCTGAGAGTTTTTGGTTAAGAATTGCTGCTACTTATAACCAATATCATGGGCAATTGCGGGAAAAGTTAGGGGGACAGTTAAAATGTCGATGGCATAGAATAAATGGCATGGTTCAAAAATTTGTTGGGTGTTACAAAATTGCTCTTAAAGGAAAGAAAAGTGGGACATCCGAGACCGATGTCATGGCAGATGCACGTGCTATTTTTGCTCAGGATCAAGGTACAACATTCAATCTTGAGTATGCATGGCGATTGTTAAAAGATGAAGCTAAATGGCGCATCGTCGAAGAATCAATTGGAAGTTCTGCAAAAATAACAAAGACTTATGCTAGTGGGGCATCATCGGAGAACCCAGATACAACTTCAAGTTATGAGTTTAACTCATCATCACCAATGGAGCGTCCAATGGGACAAAAAGTAGCAAAAAGGAAGGGTAAGGCATCAGAAATTCCAAATGCAACGCAAGATGCAAAGAATAAAAGAGCAATAACAATGGACAGACTTGCGCAGGCTAAGGAGGACGTGCTAGAATTAAGGGTAGTGCAAATGATGATGAAAGACACTTCTACTATGAACGATAGTCAACGAGATATTCATGAAAAAAATTGTAATAAGATGAAAAAAACATATGGAATGTAG